A stretch of the Uranotaenia lowii strain MFRU-FL chromosome 3, ASM2978415v1, whole genome shotgun sequence genome encodes the following:
- the LOC129752560 gene encoding cuticle protein 64-like, translated as MLKVFCVLVLLAVVSALPPAPLAPQMPMQRIARQAPAPAPAPAPAAPSAVQEEDQDKSAADDMEKAETFGFGFHKHYHHGYPSYRSLYAPIGYGYGGYGPYGGYGYGGYGGYGYGGYGYGGYGGYGGYGGGYGGYYY; from the exons ATGTTGAAG GTGTTCTGCGTTCTCGTTCTGCTAGCGGTTGTGTCTGCACTTCCTCCCGCACCACTTGCACCTCAAATGCCAATGCAGAGGATAGCAAGACAAGCACCAGCTCCTGCTCCAGCTCCAGCACCTGCGGCACCATCTGCGGTCCAGGAAGAGGATCAGGACAAATCGGCTGCCGATGATATGGAGAAGGCGGAAacattcggattcggattccaCAAGCACTATCATCATGGATATCCCAGCTACCGATCTCTGTACGCTCCCATTGGCTACGGATATGGAGGCTATGGACCATATGGCGGTTACGGATATGGCGGATACGGTGGATACGGATATGGTGGCTATGGATATGGTGGATATGGAGGTTATGGAGGATACGGGGGAGGCTATGGGGGATACTATTATtag